The Enteractinococcus fodinae genome has a segment encoding these proteins:
- a CDS encoding M15 family metallopeptidase — protein sequence MSLWKRIMAGGVVILFCSACSPATTDESSSSPTTEVSPHQTPEGEQPSEHVSSSPDESVPSHETTRPSEASFNPESNHVLVNKQHELEIEDFEPPDLVALNVPQQYGGQQLREEPAVALEELVADAADDGIELWVTTAYRDFAHQQALYEQRLAELGQEAADKFTARPGYSEHQTGLAVDMSFAGNTDCNLRECFAETEQGQWLAEHVARFGFIIRYPEGAESITGYSYEPWHLRYVGVPTAHEVTEQDVTLEEYWNQPAAPDYTADYR from the coding sequence ATGAGCTTGTGGAAGCGGATCATGGCTGGTGGGGTTGTCATCCTATTCTGCAGCGCCTGCAGCCCAGCCACGACCGACGAATCATCTTCGAGCCCAACCACTGAGGTTTCGCCTCACCAAACGCCGGAGGGTGAGCAGCCTTCGGAGCATGTCTCCAGTTCCCCCGATGAATCAGTCCCTTCCCACGAGACCACCCGACCCAGCGAGGCGTCGTTTAATCCCGAATCAAACCATGTACTGGTCAATAAGCAGCACGAGTTAGAGATTGAAGATTTTGAGCCGCCTGATCTGGTCGCGCTTAATGTTCCACAGCAGTATGGGGGCCAACAGTTGCGAGAGGAACCAGCCGTAGCACTGGAGGAACTCGTGGCCGATGCCGCTGACGATGGCATCGAATTGTGGGTGACTACCGCCTACCGGGACTTTGCACACCAGCAGGCACTCTACGAGCAGCGATTGGCAGAGCTTGGGCAGGAGGCCGCTGACAAGTTCACGGCCCGGCCGGGTTACTCTGAGCATCAGACTGGCCTTGCCGTCGATATGAGTTTCGCGGGCAATACGGACTGTAATCTTCGTGAGTGCTTCGCAGAGACGGAACAGGGCCAGTGGTTGGCAGAGCACGTCGCCCGGTTCGGGTTCATTATTCGCTACCCTGAAGGCGCCGAATCGATCACCGGTTACTCGTATGAGCCCTGGCACCTACGCTACGTCGGAGTGCCGACCGCTCACGAAGTAACCGAGCAAGACGTGACGCTAGAAGAGTACTGGAACCAACCAGCCGCTCCCGACTACACAGCAGATTATCGGTAA
- the ilvN gene encoding acetolactate synthase small subunit: protein MQRHTLSVLVQDVPGVLSRVSGLFARRAFNIESLTVGPSEVEGLSRMTVVVEAQGDALEQVTKQLNKLVNVIKIVELNPEQSSQRDHILVKVRSDASTRASVVQAVELFRANVVDVSTDAVTVEATGSAQKLEALLEVLEPFGIRELVRSGTIAVARGGKSMTDRALTK from the coding sequence ATGCAACGCCACACCCTTTCGGTATTAGTCCAAGACGTCCCAGGTGTCCTTTCCCGAGTATCGGGACTCTTCGCACGCCGCGCCTTCAACATCGAATCGCTGACCGTTGGACCATCCGAAGTTGAAGGTCTCTCACGCATGACGGTCGTCGTCGAAGCCCAAGGCGATGCGCTTGAACAGGTCACCAAACAACTCAATAAGCTGGTCAACGTCATCAAAATCGTTGAACTCAATCCAGAACAGTCCTCCCAGCGCGACCACATCCTGGTCAAGGTTCGCTCCGATGCATCCACCCGCGCATCGGTAGTCCAAGCTGTCGAACTGTTCCGCGCCAACGTCGTCGATGTGTCAACCGACGCCGTGACCGTCGAAGCAACCGGTTCCGCACAAAAACTGGAAGCGCTACTGGAAGTGCTCGAACCCTTTGGCATTCGCGAACTCGTGCGCTCCGGCACCATCGCAGTTGCCCGCGGCGGCAAATCCATGACCGACCGTGCCCTGACCAAATAA
- the ilvC gene encoding ketol-acid reductoisomerase, with the protein MAKKYYDEDADLALLQDRKVAVIGYGSQGHAHSLSLRDSGVDVRIGLAEGSKSKAKAEAEGLKVLTVADAAKEADVIMILVPDQHQSTVFKESIEPHLEEGDALFFAHGFNIRYGYIEAPAGVDVAMVAPKGPGHVVRREFEAGRGVPALIAVEKDESGKAKDLALAYAKGVGGTRAGVIETTFTEETETDLFGEQAVLCGGASHLVQAGFEVLTEAGYQPEVAYFEVLHELKLIVDLMVEGGLAKQRWSISDTAEFGDYVSGPRVIDARVKENMQEVLKEVQDGTFAKRFMDDQANGATEFKQLREKEEQHPIEETGRELRQMFSWLQETDDDYTEGTAAR; encoded by the coding sequence ATGGCCAAAAAATACTATGACGAAGACGCCGACCTCGCGCTACTGCAGGACCGCAAAGTAGCCGTTATTGGCTACGGCTCCCAGGGCCACGCCCACTCGCTGTCCCTGCGCGATTCCGGTGTCGACGTACGCATCGGCCTGGCCGAAGGCTCCAAATCCAAGGCCAAAGCCGAAGCGGAAGGCCTGAAGGTACTCACCGTCGCCGACGCAGCCAAAGAGGCTGACGTCATCATGATCCTGGTACCAGATCAGCACCAGTCCACGGTGTTCAAAGAATCCATCGAACCACACCTGGAAGAAGGCGACGCACTGTTCTTCGCCCACGGTTTCAACATCCGCTACGGCTACATTGAAGCTCCAGCCGGTGTTGACGTTGCCATGGTTGCACCAAAGGGCCCAGGCCACGTCGTTCGTCGTGAATTCGAAGCTGGCCGCGGTGTCCCAGCACTCATCGCTGTTGAAAAAGACGAATCCGGTAAAGCCAAAGACCTCGCCCTGGCATACGCCAAGGGTGTCGGCGGTACCCGTGCAGGTGTTATCGAAACCACCTTCACCGAAGAAACCGAAACCGACCTGTTCGGTGAACAGGCCGTGCTGTGCGGTGGCGCATCCCACCTGGTCCAGGCAGGATTCGAAGTCCTCACCGAAGCCGGTTACCAGCCAGAAGTTGCCTACTTCGAGGTACTGCACGAACTGAAACTCATCGTTGACCTCATGGTCGAAGGTGGTCTCGCCAAGCAGCGCTGGTCGATCTCCGATACCGCCGAATTCGGTGACTACGTCTCCGGCCCACGCGTCATCGATGCACGCGTCAAAGAAAACATGCAAGAAGTGCTCAAAGAGGTCCAGGACGGCACCTTCGCCAAGCGCTTCATGGACGATCAGGCCAACGGCGCCACAGAGTTCAAACAGCTGCGTGAAAAAGAAGAGCAGCACCCGATCGAAGAAACCGGTCGCGAACTGCGCCAGATGTTCTCCTGGTTGCAAGAAACTGACGACGACTACACCGAAGGCACTGCCGCTCGCTAA
- the ilvD gene encoding dihydroxy-acid dehydratase, producing the protein MTSKNPEIDMKPRSRDVTDGYERAPARGMLRAVGMGDDDWDKPQIGIASSWNEITPCNLSLDRLAEAAKTGVHAGGGYPLEFGTISVSDGISMGHDGMHFSLVSREVIADSVETVMMAERLDGSVLLAGCDKSLPGMLMAAARLDLASVFVYAGSIMPGYATLSDGVERQVTLIDAFEAVGACARGTMSLEDLDTIERAICPGEGACGGMYTANSMASVAEALGMSMPGAAAPPSADRRRDYDARRAGEAVVNMLAQGITARDILTKDAFENAIAVMMAFGGSSNTVLHLLAIAHEAGVELNLHDFNRIGDKIPHIADMKPFGDYVMTDLDRIGGVPVVMQALLDEGLLHGDALTVTGKTVAENLEELKPKKLDGSVLRTMDNPIHATGGLTVLHGSMAPEGAVVKSAGFDAEVFEGTARVFEREQQAMDALAADELKKGDVVVIRYEGPKGGPGMREMLAITGAIKGAGLGSDVLLITDGRFSGGTTGLCIGHIAPEAAVGGPIGLVEDGDIIRVDIANRSIDLDVTEDELAKRKENWQPIPPKFTTGVLGKYAQLVQSAAEGAHCNVEVEL; encoded by the coding sequence ATGACGTCTAAGAACCCCGAAATTGATATGAAGCCGCGCTCGCGCGATGTAACCGATGGATATGAACGTGCTCCGGCCCGCGGAATGCTCCGGGCAGTGGGCATGGGTGATGACGATTGGGATAAGCCACAGATTGGCATCGCCTCCTCCTGGAATGAGATCACGCCGTGTAACCTCTCGCTCGACCGCCTGGCCGAAGCCGCTAAGACCGGGGTTCACGCCGGCGGGGGATACCCACTAGAGTTCGGCACCATTTCGGTATCCGACGGAATCTCGATGGGTCACGACGGTATGCACTTCTCACTCGTTTCGCGTGAGGTCATTGCGGACTCGGTAGAAACCGTGATGATGGCCGAACGTCTTGACGGTTCGGTCCTATTGGCCGGCTGTGACAAATCCCTGCCAGGGATGCTTATGGCAGCAGCCCGCCTAGACCTGGCTTCAGTATTTGTTTATGCCGGTTCGATCATGCCCGGATATGCCACGCTCTCTGATGGGGTAGAACGTCAGGTCACCCTCATTGACGCATTCGAAGCTGTCGGTGCCTGCGCTCGCGGCACCATGTCGCTGGAAGACCTCGACACCATCGAACGAGCCATTTGCCCGGGCGAAGGTGCCTGTGGTGGCATGTACACCGCTAACTCCATGGCCTCGGTTGCCGAAGCGCTGGGTATGTCCATGCCTGGTGCGGCCGCGCCACCCTCGGCAGACCGTCGCCGTGACTACGACGCGCGCAGAGCCGGTGAAGCCGTGGTCAACATGTTGGCTCAAGGTATCACCGCTCGCGACATCCTGACCAAAGACGCGTTCGAAAACGCCATCGCGGTCATGATGGCCTTCGGTGGTTCATCGAACACCGTGCTGCACCTGCTGGCTATCGCTCACGAAGCCGGGGTAGAGCTGAACCTGCACGACTTCAACCGCATCGGCGACAAGATTCCACATATCGCCGACATGAAGCCATTTGGTGACTACGTCATGACCGACCTCGATCGCATCGGTGGGGTCCCAGTGGTCATGCAAGCCTTACTCGATGAAGGTCTGCTGCACGGCGATGCACTGACCGTGACCGGCAAGACTGTTGCCGAAAACCTCGAAGAGCTCAAGCCAAAGAAACTCGACGGGTCCGTGCTCCGCACCATGGACAACCCCATCCACGCCACCGGTGGTCTGACCGTGCTGCACGGCTCGATGGCCCCAGAAGGTGCCGTGGTGAAATCCGCAGGCTTTGACGCCGAGGTCTTTGAAGGCACCGCACGCGTATTTGAACGCGAACAGCAGGCCATGGACGCGCTCGCAGCCGACGAGCTGAAAAAAGGCGACGTCGTGGTCATCCGTTACGAAGGACCAAAGGGTGGGCCTGGCATGCGAGAAATGCTGGCCATCACCGGTGCGATCAAAGGTGCCGGCCTAGGTTCTGACGTCCTGCTGATCACCGACGGTCGTTTCTCCGGCGGTACCACCGGGCTATGCATCGGACACATCGCACCAGAAGCTGCCGTTGGCGGCCCCATTGGTCTCGTGGAAGACGGCGACATCATCCGCGTCGATATCGCCAACCGTTCCATTGACTTGGACGTCACCGAAGATGAGCTGGCCAAGCGCAAAGAAAACTGGCAACCGATCCCACCGAAATTCACCACCGGTGTGCTCGGCAAATACGCTCAGCTCGTGCAGTCCGCCGCCGAAGGCGCACACTGTAACGTAGAAGTAGAACTCTAA
- a CDS encoding acetolactate synthase large subunit has product MPAHPPQREKTTHDSETHAVPGPNNVVEPIKMTGAQAIVRSLEELDVTDVFGLPGGAILPTYDPLMDTSRIRHILVRHEQGAGHAAQGYYLATGKTGVAIATSGPGATNLVTAIADAHMDSEAVVFITGQVGSQLIGSDAFQEADIVGITMPITKHSFLVQRAEDIPQALAEAFYIANTGRPGPVLVDITKDAQQDEMEFSWPPVMDLPGYRPVTRGHSRQLREAARLIQEAKKPVLYVGGGTMRAQAAEELAELAKLTGAPVVTTLNARGVFPDDDPQNLGMPGMHGTVAAVSALQMSDLLITLGARFDDRVTGQLASFAPLAKVIHADIDPAEISKNRTADVPIVGDIKTILPDLTEQVRASFAANGTPDLSEWWRIVNRTRETYPLGYTQTDDGLMAPQKVMEVLSEIAGPEAIYVAGVGQHQMWGAQFVGYQRPNQWMNSAGLGTMGFAVPAAMGAQVAEPHRAVWAIDGDGCFQMTNQELATCTINNIPIKVALINNSSLGMVRQWQTLFYDSRYSNTDLNTGADSIRVPDFVKLAEAYGAVGIRVEKEEDIAPAIEKAMEINDRPVVIDFVVSADSMVWPMVPAGVSNDQIQVARDMTPEWDEEA; this is encoded by the coding sequence ATGCCAGCTCACCCGCCGCAGCGGGAAAAAACCACGCACGACTCAGAGACGCACGCGGTCCCAGGGCCAAATAACGTCGTCGAACCGATCAAGATGACGGGGGCCCAGGCCATTGTCCGTTCACTTGAAGAACTCGATGTCACCGATGTCTTCGGTTTACCCGGCGGAGCCATTCTGCCCACCTATGACCCACTGATGGATACCTCCCGTATTCGTCACATCCTGGTTCGTCACGAACAGGGTGCCGGTCACGCAGCCCAGGGCTACTACCTGGCCACCGGTAAGACCGGTGTCGCCATCGCAACCTCCGGGCCCGGCGCGACCAACCTGGTCACCGCCATCGCCGATGCGCATATGGACTCCGAAGCCGTGGTGTTTATCACCGGCCAGGTCGGCTCACAGCTCATCGGGTCTGATGCATTCCAAGAAGCAGACATCGTGGGTATCACCATGCCCATCACCAAACACTCGTTCTTGGTCCAGCGCGCCGAAGACATTCCGCAGGCTCTGGCAGAAGCGTTCTACATTGCCAACACGGGCCGCCCAGGACCAGTACTGGTCGACATCACCAAAGATGCCCAGCAAGACGAGATGGAATTCTCCTGGCCACCGGTCATGGACCTGCCTGGGTACCGTCCGGTGACCCGTGGGCATTCCCGTCAACTGCGTGAAGCCGCCCGGCTGATCCAGGAAGCCAAAAAGCCTGTGCTGTATGTGGGCGGTGGAACCATGCGCGCCCAAGCAGCCGAAGAACTCGCTGAGCTTGCAAAACTCACCGGGGCGCCAGTTGTCACCACACTCAACGCGCGTGGTGTCTTCCCGGATGATGACCCGCAGAACCTCGGCATGCCCGGCATGCACGGCACGGTTGCTGCAGTCTCGGCGCTGCAGATGTCAGATCTGCTCATTACGTTGGGCGCTCGGTTCGATGACCGTGTAACCGGTCAATTGGCTTCCTTTGCCCCGTTGGCAAAAGTTATCCACGCAGATATCGACCCGGCCGAGATCTCCAAGAACCGCACCGCAGATGTCCCAATCGTCGGGGATATCAAAACGATCCTGCCCGACCTCACCGAACAGGTCCGAGCCAGCTTCGCAGCTAACGGCACACCGGATCTGTCGGAATGGTGGCGGATCGTCAACCGCACCCGCGAGACCTACCCGCTGGGATACACCCAGACCGATGACGGGCTGATGGCGCCACAAAAAGTCATGGAAGTCCTCTCGGAAATCGCCGGCCCAGAAGCGATCTATGTCGCCGGGGTTGGCCAACACCAGATGTGGGGCGCACAATTTGTGGGATACCAGCGTCCAAACCAGTGGATGAACTCCGCCGGGCTGGGCACCATGGGCTTTGCTGTCCCAGCGGCCATGGGCGCACAAGTTGCCGAACCACACCGCGCGGTGTGGGCCATCGACGGGGACGGGTGTTTCCAGATGACCAACCAAGAGTTGGCCACTTGTACGATCAACAACATCCCGATCAAAGTTGCGTTGATTAACAACTCCTCGTTGGGCATGGTGCGCCAGTGGCAGACCCTGTTCTACGATTCGCGCTACTCCAACACCGATCTGAACACCGGTGCAGACTCGATCCGCGTCCCAGACTTCGTCAAACTCGCCGAAGCCTACGGTGCCGTGGGTATCCGCGTGGAAAAAGAAGAAGACATCGCACCGGCGATCGAAAAAGCCATGGAGATCAACGACCGGCCCGTGGTCATCGACTTCGTGGTCTCTGCTGACTCCATGGTCTGGCCGATGGTGCCCGCCGGAGTCTCAAACGACCAAATTCAAGTAGCCCGGGACATGACCCCGGAATGGGACGAGGAGGCCTAA